A region from the Saccharomonospora azurea NA-128 genome encodes:
- a CDS encoding phosphatase PAP2 family protein, translating to MPVPVSQAVSVARSLAPADSGGLAAPEDALAVDGVPDFSAEWYRAVLDAANTAPGWLQDFAVFFTEAGIVVLGLLLIFGWWRARTGSARAMAAAVSAPMATVVAYGTSEVAKLFIQEDRPCRAVPGARPLTECPELGDWSFPSNHSTIAGAAAMGVFLCRRGRVGLAALLLGASVAFSRVVVGAHYPHDVVVGFALGVAVVAAALAVTPRWTVPLVERYRPHRLGVLLLGPGEPAPAPTVRAEPNTPTVPEDDRFVPDETPCPEDLDDVEATRVVASVPAEADPSGAPPTQPIPHVPHWPSESAHRVRQHHPIPPRRPAPPRAPHRR from the coding sequence ATGCCTGTCCCGGTCTCCCAGGCCGTTTCCGTCGCACGCTCGCTCGCCCCCGCCGACTCCGGCGGACTCGCCGCGCCGGAGGACGCGCTGGCGGTGGACGGCGTCCCCGACTTCTCCGCCGAGTGGTACCGGGCGGTGCTCGACGCCGCCAACACCGCACCCGGTTGGCTTCAGGACTTCGCGGTGTTCTTCACCGAAGCCGGGATCGTGGTGCTGGGGCTGCTGCTGATCTTCGGGTGGTGGCGAGCCCGGACCGGCTCCGCGCGCGCCATGGCCGCGGCGGTGTCCGCCCCGATGGCGACCGTCGTCGCCTACGGCACCAGCGAGGTGGCGAAGCTCTTCATCCAGGAGGACCGGCCGTGTCGGGCGGTGCCGGGTGCGCGCCCGCTGACGGAGTGTCCGGAGCTGGGTGACTGGTCGTTCCCGAGCAACCACTCCACCATCGCGGGGGCCGCCGCGATGGGCGTGTTCCTGTGCCGGCGGGGGCGCGTCGGCCTGGCCGCGTTGCTGCTGGGAGCGTCGGTGGCGTTCTCCCGCGTCGTCGTCGGTGCGCACTACCCGCACGACGTCGTGGTCGGGTTCGCGCTCGGCGTCGCGGTGGTCGCCGCGGCCCTGGCCGTCACGCCCCGGTGGACCGTGCCGCTCGTCGAGCGCTACCGCCCGCACCGCCTCGGCGTCCTGCTCCTCGGTCCGGGCGAGCCCGCGCCCGCCCCGACCGTTCGGGCCGAGCCCAACACGCCGACCGTTCCCGAGGACGATCGGTTCGTCCCCGACGAGACGCCCTGCCCCGAGGACCTCGACGACGTCGAAGCCACTCGGGTGGTCGCGAGCGTTCCCGCCGAGGCCGACCCGTCGGGAGCACCGCCGACCCAGCCGATTCCCCACGTCCCCCACTGGCCGTCCGAGAGCGCGCACCGCGTGCGCCAACACCACCCGATCCCGCCACGCCGCCCCGCTCCACCGCGCGCGCCCCATCGCCGCTGA
- a CDS encoding DUF2267 domain-containing protein, whose product MTHTSDPLARSQNTAHEWLAALGEALGTRDRRYTYRVLRAWLHTLRDRLTVEGSAHFAAQLPEVLRGTFYDGWVPSKVPLRFSCDDCIDRIAAEATIRRSDVRPAVRGISEGMRELLSPGSLEHALEHLPREVRDLFAPEVAQQVSSAGSRGDEELRELRRKVEFLVGAVMDLSRELSDRERAGVPRDPEALTPDDVMLPQQGLS is encoded by the coding sequence ATGACGCACACCAGCGACCCACTCGCCCGTTCGCAGAACACGGCCCACGAGTGGCTCGCCGCGCTGGGCGAGGCGCTCGGCACACGCGACCGCCGCTACACCTACCGCGTGTTGCGCGCGTGGCTGCACACGTTGCGCGACCGCCTCACCGTGGAGGGCTCGGCCCATTTCGCGGCCCAGCTGCCCGAGGTGCTGCGCGGCACGTTCTACGACGGCTGGGTGCCGAGCAAGGTCCCCCTCCGCTTCAGCTGCGACGACTGCATCGACCGCATCGCGGCGGAGGCCACCATCCGGCGCAGCGACGTGCGCCCGGCCGTCCGGGGTATCTCCGAGGGCATGCGCGAGCTGCTGTCACCCGGCTCGCTCGAACACGCCCTGGAACACCTGCCACGGGAGGTGCGCGACCTGTTCGCGCCCGAGGTGGCGCAACAGGTGTCGAGCGCCGGTTCCCGAGGCGACGAGGAGCTGCGCGAGCTGCGCCGCAAGGTCGAGTTCCTCGTCGGCGCCGTGATGGACCTGAGCCGCGAGCTGTCCGACCGGGAACGCGCCGGCGTTCCGCGTGATCCCGAAGCCCTCACACCCGACGACGTGATGCTTCCCCAGCAGGGTCTTTCCTGA
- a CDS encoding CapA family protein: MAAVTLFLAGDVMPGRGIDQVLPYPGDHRLRESVVRDARYYVHAAEQRNGRLPQPVPFSWPWGSALQAIEHEAPTARIINLETSVTRARAFAAGKSVHYRMRPENVPAVLAAKPDVCVLANNHVLDFGRQGLVETLAVLTRAGLGTVGAGHDAAEAARPAVVPSGVGRVVVLAAAATSSGVPVEWAAGPHSAGVRLLDLAVHDLKEQVTAAKRAGNLVVVSLHWGSNWGYGVGSRQVALAHRLVDAGADVVHGHSSHHPRPIEVYRGRLVLYGCGDLVNDYEGISGFERYRGDLRLLYFPSLDPRTGALLGMRMVPLQARRLRLQRAGSRDQDWLRSVLSRCSAPFGTKVESGDGVLWLTWHNSIG; the protein is encoded by the coding sequence ATGGCAGCGGTCACGCTCTTCCTTGCCGGTGACGTGATGCCGGGGCGGGGAATCGACCAGGTGCTGCCCTACCCCGGTGATCACCGGCTGCGGGAGTCGGTCGTGCGCGACGCGCGCTACTACGTGCACGCCGCCGAGCAACGCAACGGCCGACTGCCACAGCCGGTGCCGTTCTCGTGGCCGTGGGGAAGCGCACTCCAGGCGATCGAGCACGAGGCGCCGACGGCGCGGATCATCAACCTGGAGACGAGCGTGACCCGGGCGCGGGCGTTCGCGGCCGGCAAGTCGGTGCACTACCGCATGAGGCCGGAGAACGTGCCCGCGGTGCTCGCCGCGAAGCCCGACGTGTGCGTGCTGGCCAACAACCACGTGCTCGACTTCGGTCGCCAGGGTCTGGTGGAGACACTCGCCGTGTTGACGCGCGCGGGGCTGGGGACCGTCGGCGCGGGCCACGACGCTGCCGAGGCCGCGCGACCCGCCGTCGTGCCCTCGGGTGTGGGTCGGGTCGTGGTGCTGGCCGCGGCCGCGACTTCCAGCGGGGTGCCCGTCGAGTGGGCGGCCGGGCCCCACAGCGCGGGAGTGCGGCTGCTGGACCTCGCCGTGCACGACCTGAAGGAGCAGGTCACCGCCGCCAAACGGGCCGGGAACCTGGTGGTGGTCTCGCTGCACTGGGGCTCCAACTGGGGTTACGGCGTCGGCTCCCGGCAGGTCGCACTCGCGCACCGGCTGGTGGACGCGGGCGCCGACGTCGTGCACGGACATTCCTCCCACCATCCGAGGCCGATCGAGGTGTATCGGGGTCGGCTCGTGCTGTACGGGTGCGGGGATCTCGTCAACGACTACGAGGGCATCAGCGGCTTCGAGCGTTACCGCGGTGACCTGCGGCTGCTGTACTTTCCCTCGCTCGATCCGCGGACCGGCGCGCTGCTCGGGATGCGCATGGTGCCGTTGCAGGCGCGGAGGCTGCGCCTGCAACGGGCGGGCTCCCGCGATCAGGACTGGCTGCGTTCCGTGCTCAGCCGGTGCAGCGCGCCGTTCGGCACGAAGGTCGAGAGCGGCGACGGCGTGTTGTGGCTGACGTGGCACAACAGCATTGGATAA